The following are encoded together in the Sparus aurata chromosome 1, fSpaAur1.1, whole genome shotgun sequence genome:
- the pecam1b gene encoding platelet endothelial cell adhesion molecule isoform X2, which translates to MGLLILLTSTLLYSYFHPGRVVDAQRLFILKDITLTIEPSKDVKRGTNVSLRCKATVSQSETWELRREYTVYKDNNLIYNKTSISEEILYPLGEARVANSGKYRCEINIDDKPQRPSETQKLTVTGLSKPQLRLNKGVVKEGEEITATCIAPGEMGSFFFYIYEDSNEIKEKQVSSNQAEFKLRFSSVNRRRIHCTYTVLITPYSVKSEESNNVTVSVKELPITIDLDIDPVTRVYEGDQLNILCKVNGLQHSDESVRLLLIQGIQILSSGLTNVSHSMVAQANYAEEFECKFEMGNVVKTATKTISVIELFSAPTLTVSPDEVFQRDDVTLTCKSESYASERLSEDELTYTLDPPQTPQTPSRKGVFSVKSLRIETNYTCVAEAMRIKKRSKTLTVRPKIFVSTPKISVVGRAILGQPVKILCQSDIGSLPINYTLFKDFVEVSTISINRSSQQAHFEVNITSPEDIKQYICEASNNHRHNKQPLSEKLNAIVIVPPSYAELMAVPDESGIYEGDDLYLLCRADGTPPVTFKWYHVGNNLPLYTNTSNDYSSSYQVPSVSKEHNGRYYCEAFNHVNKVVRSEEVTIEVQMVLWKKALIGGFCLLAVSVLVVVCVLCFRSKRGKRDGAAELSVKPSSPKSDDTLTVTLTHDTEVYNADKVVMDSGAAVSVWTKRPPEEDVAIDEESSMVTKEPDVEYTEVVHPRPVDPARGPADYHDYHGSVEYAELNGEQPEVNHYHPEVNNFQDLPMPVD; encoded by the exons ATGGGCCTCCTGATACTGCTAACCTCCACGCTCCTGTACAGCT ACTTCCATCCAGGGAGAGTGGTGGACGCTCAGCGAT TGTTCATATTAAAAGATATCACCCTGACCATCGAGCCCAGTAAGGACGTTAAGCGGGGCACTAATGTGAGTCTGAGATGCAAGGCCACCGTCTCTCAATCAGAGACTTGGGAGCTGCGTCGTGAGTACACTGTATACAAGGACAACAACCTAATCTACAACAAGACCAGCATCTCAGAGGAGATTCTCTACCCACTGGGCGAGGCCAGAGTCGCCAACAGCGGCAAATATAGGTGCGAAATCAACATTGACGACAAACCCCAGAGGCCCAGCGAAACCCAGAAACTCACAGTGACAG GCCTGTCAAAACCACAGCTCCGCCTTAACAAGGGTGTGGTCAAAGAAGGGGAGGAGATAACGGCCACATGTATTGCTCCCGGTGAGATGGGATCATTTTTCTTCTACATCTACGAGGACTCTAATGAGATCAAGGAGAAGCAGGTCAGCTCCAACCAAGCAGAGTTCAAGCTTCGCTTCAGCAGTGTTAACAGACGCAGAATTCACTGTACCTATACTGTCCTCATAACGCCATACTCCGTCAAGTCGGAGGAAAGCAACAACGTCACAGTTTCAGTCAAAG aGCTGCCCATTACAATAGATTTGGATATTGACCCTGTGACCAGGGTCTATGAGGGAGACCAACTAAACATCTTGTGCAAAGTCAACGGCTTACAGCACAGTGATGAAAGTGTCAGACTCCTCCTGATCCAGGGGATCCAGATTCTCAGCAGTGGACTCACCAACGTCAGCCACAGCATGGTCGCGCAGGCAAACTACGCTGAGGAGTTTGAGTGCAAATTTGAAATGGGAAATGTGGTGAAAACTGCCACAAAGACGATTTCAGTGATAG AGCTGTTTTCAGCGCCCACTCTCACCGTGTCTCCAGATGAAGTCTTTCAGAGGGACGACGTGACACTAACCTGCAAAAGTGAGAGCTATGCCTCCGAAAGACTCAGCGAGGACGAGTTGACTTACACTCTTGATCCACCCCAAACCCCACAGACCCCCAGCAGAAAAGGAGTATTTTCTGTAAAGTCCCTGCGGATTGAAACCAACTATACCTGTGTAGCTGAAGCCATGAGGATCAAGAAAAGAAGTAAAACCCTGACTGTACGCCCTAAAA TTTTTGTCTCCACACCAAAGATATCTGTGGTCGGCAGGGCAATCCTTGGACAACCCGTCAAGATCCTCTGTCAGTCGGACATTGGCAGCCTGCCAATAAACTACACCCTGTTTAAAGACTTCGTCGAAGTGAGCACAATCAGCATCAATCGGAGTTCTCAACAGGCTCACTTCGAAGTCAACATCACCAGTCCTGAGGACATAAAGCAGTACATTTGTGAAGCAAGCAATAATCACAGACACAATAAGCAACCGCTTAGTGAGAAACTCAACGCTATTGTCATAG TGCCTCCATCGTACGCAGAACTGATGGCTGTCCCAGACGAAAGCGGAATTTATGAGGGAGATGATCTCTACCTCCTTTGTCGTGCCGACGGCACACCGCCAGTCACTTTTAAGTGGTACCATGTAGGCAATAACCTGCCGCTGTATACTAACACCTCCAATGACTACAGCAGCAGCTACCAGGTACCCTCAGTGTCCAAAGAGCACAACGGCAGATACTACTGCGAGGCTTTCAACCACGTCAACAAAGTCGTCCGCAGTGAGGAGGTCACGATAGAAG TGCAAATGGTGTTGTGGAAAAAAGCTCTGATCGGGGGGTTCTGTCTGCTGGCGGTTtcggtgttggtggtggtgtgtgtgctcTGCTTCAGATCCAAGAGAG GTAAAAGAGATGGAGCTGCTGAATTGTCAGT AAAGCCTTCAAGCCCTAAATCAGATGACACTTTAACAGTGACTCTAACCCACGACACAGAGGTTTATAACGCAGACAAAG TGGTCATGGACAGCGGAGCTGCAGTCAGCGTCTGGACCAAACGACCACCTGAGGAAG ATGTAGCCATTGATGAGGAGAGCAGCATGGTAACCAAAGAGCCTGATGTGGAGTACACTGAGGTGGTACATCCCCGGCCTGTGGATCCTGCCAGAG gtCCTGCTGACTACCATGACTAT CATGGTTCAGTAGAGTACGCCGAGCTCAACGGTGAACAACCCGAGGTCAATCACTACCATCCAGAAGTCAACAACTTCCAGGACCTGCCGATGCCCGTGGATTAG
- the pecam1b gene encoding platelet endothelial cell adhesion molecule isoform X4, with product MGLLILLTSTLLYSYFHPGRVVDAQRLFILKDITLTIEPSKDVKRGTNVSLRCKATVSQSETWELRREYTVYKDNNLIYNKTSISEEILYPLGEARVANSGKYRCEINIDDKPQRPSETQKLTVTGLSKPQLRLNKGVVKEGEEITATCIAPGEMGSFFFYIYEDSNEIKEKQVSSNQAEFKLRFSSVNRRRIHCTYTVLITPYSVKSEESNNVTVSVKELPITIDLDIDPVTRVYEGDQLNILCKVNGLQHSDESVRLLLIQGIQILSSGLTNVSHSMVAQANYAEEFECKFEMGNVVKTATKTISVIELFSAPTLTVSPDEVFQRDDVTLTCKSESYASERLSEDELTYTLDPPQTPQTPSRKGVFSVKSLRIETNYTCVAEAMRIKKRSKTLTVRPKIFVSTPKISVVGRAILGQPVKILCQSDIGSLPINYTLFKDFVEVSTISINRSSQQAHFEVNITSPEDIKQYICEASNNHRHNKQPLSEKLNAIVIVPPSYAELMAVPDESGIYEGDDLYLLCRADGTPPVTFKWYHVGNNLPLYTNTSNDYSSSYQVPSVSKEHNGRYYCEAFNHVNKVVRSEEVTIEVQMVLWKKALIGGFCLLAVSVLVVVCVLCFRSKRVVMDSGAAVSVWTKRPPEEDVAIDEESSMVTKEPDVEYTEVVHPRPVDPARGPADYHDYHGSVEYAELNGEQPEVNHYHPEVNNFQDLPMPVD from the exons ATGGGCCTCCTGATACTGCTAACCTCCACGCTCCTGTACAGCT ACTTCCATCCAGGGAGAGTGGTGGACGCTCAGCGAT TGTTCATATTAAAAGATATCACCCTGACCATCGAGCCCAGTAAGGACGTTAAGCGGGGCACTAATGTGAGTCTGAGATGCAAGGCCACCGTCTCTCAATCAGAGACTTGGGAGCTGCGTCGTGAGTACACTGTATACAAGGACAACAACCTAATCTACAACAAGACCAGCATCTCAGAGGAGATTCTCTACCCACTGGGCGAGGCCAGAGTCGCCAACAGCGGCAAATATAGGTGCGAAATCAACATTGACGACAAACCCCAGAGGCCCAGCGAAACCCAGAAACTCACAGTGACAG GCCTGTCAAAACCACAGCTCCGCCTTAACAAGGGTGTGGTCAAAGAAGGGGAGGAGATAACGGCCACATGTATTGCTCCCGGTGAGATGGGATCATTTTTCTTCTACATCTACGAGGACTCTAATGAGATCAAGGAGAAGCAGGTCAGCTCCAACCAAGCAGAGTTCAAGCTTCGCTTCAGCAGTGTTAACAGACGCAGAATTCACTGTACCTATACTGTCCTCATAACGCCATACTCCGTCAAGTCGGAGGAAAGCAACAACGTCACAGTTTCAGTCAAAG aGCTGCCCATTACAATAGATTTGGATATTGACCCTGTGACCAGGGTCTATGAGGGAGACCAACTAAACATCTTGTGCAAAGTCAACGGCTTACAGCACAGTGATGAAAGTGTCAGACTCCTCCTGATCCAGGGGATCCAGATTCTCAGCAGTGGACTCACCAACGTCAGCCACAGCATGGTCGCGCAGGCAAACTACGCTGAGGAGTTTGAGTGCAAATTTGAAATGGGAAATGTGGTGAAAACTGCCACAAAGACGATTTCAGTGATAG AGCTGTTTTCAGCGCCCACTCTCACCGTGTCTCCAGATGAAGTCTTTCAGAGGGACGACGTGACACTAACCTGCAAAAGTGAGAGCTATGCCTCCGAAAGACTCAGCGAGGACGAGTTGACTTACACTCTTGATCCACCCCAAACCCCACAGACCCCCAGCAGAAAAGGAGTATTTTCTGTAAAGTCCCTGCGGATTGAAACCAACTATACCTGTGTAGCTGAAGCCATGAGGATCAAGAAAAGAAGTAAAACCCTGACTGTACGCCCTAAAA TTTTTGTCTCCACACCAAAGATATCTGTGGTCGGCAGGGCAATCCTTGGACAACCCGTCAAGATCCTCTGTCAGTCGGACATTGGCAGCCTGCCAATAAACTACACCCTGTTTAAAGACTTCGTCGAAGTGAGCACAATCAGCATCAATCGGAGTTCTCAACAGGCTCACTTCGAAGTCAACATCACCAGTCCTGAGGACATAAAGCAGTACATTTGTGAAGCAAGCAATAATCACAGACACAATAAGCAACCGCTTAGTGAGAAACTCAACGCTATTGTCATAG TGCCTCCATCGTACGCAGAACTGATGGCTGTCCCAGACGAAAGCGGAATTTATGAGGGAGATGATCTCTACCTCCTTTGTCGTGCCGACGGCACACCGCCAGTCACTTTTAAGTGGTACCATGTAGGCAATAACCTGCCGCTGTATACTAACACCTCCAATGACTACAGCAGCAGCTACCAGGTACCCTCAGTGTCCAAAGAGCACAACGGCAGATACTACTGCGAGGCTTTCAACCACGTCAACAAAGTCGTCCGCAGTGAGGAGGTCACGATAGAAG TGCAAATGGTGTTGTGGAAAAAAGCTCTGATCGGGGGGTTCTGTCTGCTGGCGGTTtcggtgttggtggtggtgtgtgtgctcTGCTTCAGATCCAAGAGAG TGGTCATGGACAGCGGAGCTGCAGTCAGCGTCTGGACCAAACGACCACCTGAGGAAG ATGTAGCCATTGATGAGGAGAGCAGCATGGTAACCAAAGAGCCTGATGTGGAGTACACTGAGGTGGTACATCCCCGGCCTGTGGATCCTGCCAGAG gtCCTGCTGACTACCATGACTAT CATGGTTCAGTAGAGTACGCCGAGCTCAACGGTGAACAACCCGAGGTCAATCACTACCATCCAGAAGTCAACAACTTCCAGGACCTGCCGATGCCCGTGGATTAG
- the pecam1b gene encoding platelet endothelial cell adhesion molecule isoform X8, translating into MGLLILLTSTLLYSYFHPGRVVDAQRLFILKDITLTIEPSKDVKRGTNVSLRCKATVSQSETWELRREYTVYKDNNLIYNKTSISEEILYPLGEARVANSGKYRCEINIDDKPQRPSETQKLTVTGLSKPQLRLNKGVVKEGEEITATCIAPGEMGSFFFYIYEDSNEIKEKQVSSNQAEFKLRFSSVNRRRIHCTYTVLITPYSVKSEESNNVTVSVKELPITIDLDIDPVTRVYEGDQLNILCKVNGLQHSDESVRLLLIQGIQILSSGLTNVSHSMVAQANYAEEFECKFEMGNVVKTATKTISVIELFSAPTLTVSPDEVFQRDDVTLTCKSESYASERLSEDELTYTLDPPQTPQTPSRKGVFSVKSLRIETNYTCVAEAMRIKKRSKTLTVRPKIFVSTPKISVVGRAILGQPVKILCQSDIGSLPINYTLFKDFVEVSTISINRSSQQAHFEVNITSPEDIKQYICEASNNHRHNKQPLSEKLNAIVIVPPSYAELMAVPDESGIYEGDDLYLLCRADGTPPVTFKWYHVGNNLPLYTNTSNDYSSSYQVPSVSKEHNGRYYCEAFNHVNKVVRSEEVTIEVQMVLWKKALIGGFCLLAVSVLVVVCVLCFRSKRGKRDGAAELSVRSATL; encoded by the exons ATGGGCCTCCTGATACTGCTAACCTCCACGCTCCTGTACAGCT ACTTCCATCCAGGGAGAGTGGTGGACGCTCAGCGAT TGTTCATATTAAAAGATATCACCCTGACCATCGAGCCCAGTAAGGACGTTAAGCGGGGCACTAATGTGAGTCTGAGATGCAAGGCCACCGTCTCTCAATCAGAGACTTGGGAGCTGCGTCGTGAGTACACTGTATACAAGGACAACAACCTAATCTACAACAAGACCAGCATCTCAGAGGAGATTCTCTACCCACTGGGCGAGGCCAGAGTCGCCAACAGCGGCAAATATAGGTGCGAAATCAACATTGACGACAAACCCCAGAGGCCCAGCGAAACCCAGAAACTCACAGTGACAG GCCTGTCAAAACCACAGCTCCGCCTTAACAAGGGTGTGGTCAAAGAAGGGGAGGAGATAACGGCCACATGTATTGCTCCCGGTGAGATGGGATCATTTTTCTTCTACATCTACGAGGACTCTAATGAGATCAAGGAGAAGCAGGTCAGCTCCAACCAAGCAGAGTTCAAGCTTCGCTTCAGCAGTGTTAACAGACGCAGAATTCACTGTACCTATACTGTCCTCATAACGCCATACTCCGTCAAGTCGGAGGAAAGCAACAACGTCACAGTTTCAGTCAAAG aGCTGCCCATTACAATAGATTTGGATATTGACCCTGTGACCAGGGTCTATGAGGGAGACCAACTAAACATCTTGTGCAAAGTCAACGGCTTACAGCACAGTGATGAAAGTGTCAGACTCCTCCTGATCCAGGGGATCCAGATTCTCAGCAGTGGACTCACCAACGTCAGCCACAGCATGGTCGCGCAGGCAAACTACGCTGAGGAGTTTGAGTGCAAATTTGAAATGGGAAATGTGGTGAAAACTGCCACAAAGACGATTTCAGTGATAG AGCTGTTTTCAGCGCCCACTCTCACCGTGTCTCCAGATGAAGTCTTTCAGAGGGACGACGTGACACTAACCTGCAAAAGTGAGAGCTATGCCTCCGAAAGACTCAGCGAGGACGAGTTGACTTACACTCTTGATCCACCCCAAACCCCACAGACCCCCAGCAGAAAAGGAGTATTTTCTGTAAAGTCCCTGCGGATTGAAACCAACTATACCTGTGTAGCTGAAGCCATGAGGATCAAGAAAAGAAGTAAAACCCTGACTGTACGCCCTAAAA TTTTTGTCTCCACACCAAAGATATCTGTGGTCGGCAGGGCAATCCTTGGACAACCCGTCAAGATCCTCTGTCAGTCGGACATTGGCAGCCTGCCAATAAACTACACCCTGTTTAAAGACTTCGTCGAAGTGAGCACAATCAGCATCAATCGGAGTTCTCAACAGGCTCACTTCGAAGTCAACATCACCAGTCCTGAGGACATAAAGCAGTACATTTGTGAAGCAAGCAATAATCACAGACACAATAAGCAACCGCTTAGTGAGAAACTCAACGCTATTGTCATAG TGCCTCCATCGTACGCAGAACTGATGGCTGTCCCAGACGAAAGCGGAATTTATGAGGGAGATGATCTCTACCTCCTTTGTCGTGCCGACGGCACACCGCCAGTCACTTTTAAGTGGTACCATGTAGGCAATAACCTGCCGCTGTATACTAACACCTCCAATGACTACAGCAGCAGCTACCAGGTACCCTCAGTGTCCAAAGAGCACAACGGCAGATACTACTGCGAGGCTTTCAACCACGTCAACAAAGTCGTCCGCAGTGAGGAGGTCACGATAGAAG TGCAAATGGTGTTGTGGAAAAAAGCTCTGATCGGGGGGTTCTGTCTGCTGGCGGTTtcggtgttggtggtggtgtgtgtgctcTGCTTCAGATCCAAGAGAG GTAAAAGAGATGGAGCTGCTGAATTGTCAGT ACGCAGCGCTACTCTATGA